From Nonlabens sp. Ci31, the proteins below share one genomic window:
- a CDS encoding DNA gyrase/topoisomerase IV subunit A has translation MSEENEELEHLGDGLEEQSTETITRVTGMYKEWFLDYASYVILERAVPAIEDGFKPVQRRIMQSMKDLDDGRYNKVANIVGHTMQYHPHGDSSIGDAMVQIGQKDLLIDMQGNWGNILTGDPAAASRYIEARISKFGLEVLFNPKITEWQSSYDGRRKEPINLPVKFPLLLAQGAEGIAVGLSTKVLPHNFNELIDASIKHLQGKRFKIFPDFPTGGAADMSNYKDGLRGGKVRVRAKMYSPDKSSIIITEIPFSTTTSTLIDSILKANEKGKIKIKKIEDNTAANVEILIHLPSGLSPDKTMDALYAFTNCEVSISPLGCVIEDNKPLFVGVTEMLRRSADHTVEILKAELEILLHEVEEQWHFASLERIFIENRIYRDIEEEETWEGVISAIDKGLKPHIEHLRRTITEEDIVRLTEIRIKRISKFDIDKAQQKIQALEDRIAELKHHLENLIQFAIDYFTKLQKDYGNGRERKTELKNFEDIIASKVIIRDTKLYVNREEGFVGTALKRDEYVCDCSDIDDIICFTKEGTMMVTKVDAKTFIGKNIVHVAVFKKKDKRTIYNVIYRDGKNGPSFVKRFAVTSMTRDREYPMGKEEKGSQMHYFSANPNGEAEVVTINLRQQGSIKKLKWDLHFSEILIKARTSKGNQVTKYNIKKVDLKEEGVSTLKPRKIWFDNTVQRLNLDERGDLLGEFRGEDRLLVITQRGIVKTIIPEVTARFDEDMVVLEKWIPKKPITVIYFNGERELFYIKRFLIENEEREESIISDHESSYLEVISTDYRPMAELIHVKPRGKEQPENEEVNLEEFISIKGIAAQGNMLTKSKIKQINLLDPLPYEPEETIPAQEVEVNQEEVVNPKSNTNEDESISTSKVGPNEPDPGIDDTGQSSLF, from the coding sequence ATGAGTGAAGAAAACGAAGAATTAGAGCATTTAGGAGATGGCTTGGAAGAGCAATCAACAGAAACCATTACGCGTGTCACTGGCATGTACAAGGAATGGTTTTTGGATTATGCGAGTTACGTTATTTTGGAACGTGCTGTTCCAGCTATTGAAGATGGTTTTAAACCAGTGCAGCGGCGTATCATGCAATCCATGAAGGACCTGGATGATGGGCGCTATAATAAGGTAGCAAATATAGTAGGTCACACCATGCAGTATCACCCACACGGTGATTCAAGTATAGGTGATGCTATGGTGCAAATAGGTCAGAAAGATTTATTGATAGACATGCAGGGGAACTGGGGAAATATACTTACCGGTGATCCTGCAGCTGCTTCTCGTTATATTGAAGCGCGTATTTCAAAGTTTGGATTAGAAGTTCTTTTTAATCCTAAAATTACAGAATGGCAGTCCAGTTATGATGGACGTCGCAAAGAACCTATCAATCTACCAGTAAAATTTCCTTTGTTGCTAGCTCAAGGAGCTGAAGGTATTGCCGTAGGATTATCAACAAAAGTATTGCCGCATAATTTCAATGAATTGATAGATGCTTCCATCAAGCATTTACAAGGCAAGCGATTTAAGATATTCCCTGATTTCCCTACAGGTGGAGCAGCTGACATGTCTAATTATAAGGACGGTCTCCGTGGAGGAAAAGTTAGGGTGCGGGCTAAGATGTACTCGCCTGACAAGAGTTCGATTATTATAACAGAAATTCCATTTTCGACAACTACCAGTACACTGATTGATTCGATCCTTAAAGCAAATGAAAAAGGGAAGATAAAGATCAAGAAAATTGAAGATAATACAGCCGCAAATGTGGAGATTTTGATCCACTTACCATCAGGGTTATCTCCAGATAAAACCATGGATGCGCTTTATGCTTTTACCAATTGTGAGGTAAGTATTTCCCCATTGGGATGTGTAATTGAAGATAATAAACCGCTTTTTGTAGGAGTGACCGAAATGTTGCGCCGCAGTGCAGATCATACAGTAGAGATACTCAAAGCAGAGCTAGAGATTTTACTGCATGAAGTAGAAGAGCAGTGGCATTTTGCATCACTCGAACGTATTTTTATTGAGAATCGCATCTATCGAGATATAGAAGAAGAAGAAACCTGGGAGGGTGTGATAAGTGCTATAGACAAAGGCTTAAAGCCACATATAGAGCATTTAAGAAGAACGATTACAGAAGAAGATATTGTAAGATTGACAGAGATACGCATCAAGCGCATTTCAAAATTTGATATTGATAAAGCTCAACAAAAAATTCAGGCACTAGAAGACCGGATTGCAGAGTTAAAGCATCATCTCGAAAACCTTATTCAGTTTGCTATTGATTATTTTACAAAATTGCAAAAGGATTACGGGAACGGTCGGGAACGGAAAACGGAATTAAAAAACTTTGAAGACATTATTGCTTCTAAAGTGATCATTCGTGATACAAAACTCTATGTAAATAGGGAAGAAGGTTTTGTAGGAACTGCATTGAAAAGAGATGAATATGTTTGCGACTGTTCAGACATTGATGACATTATTTGTTTTACAAAAGAAGGAACCATGATGGTAACTAAGGTTGATGCTAAAACCTTTATCGGGAAAAACATAGTCCACGTGGCTGTTTTTAAGAAAAAGGATAAGCGTACCATATACAATGTCATCTATCGCGATGGTAAAAATGGCCCAAGTTTTGTCAAAAGATTTGCTGTAACTAGCATGACCAGAGACCGAGAATACCCTATGGGTAAGGAAGAAAAAGGTTCACAGATGCATTATTTCAGTGCAAATCCTAATGGAGAGGCTGAAGTAGTAACTATTAACCTACGTCAACAAGGAAGCATTAAAAAACTCAAATGGGATTTACATTTCTCAGAAATCTTAATAAAAGCACGTACTTCAAAAGGAAACCAAGTTACTAAATACAACATCAAAAAAGTAGATCTTAAAGAAGAAGGTGTTTCTACCTTAAAACCACGTAAAATCTGGTTTGATAATACCGTACAAAGACTCAATTTAGATGAACGAGGGGATTTGTTAGGTGAATTTAGAGGTGAAGATCGCCTGTTGGTAATTACGCAAAGGGGTATTGTAAAGACTATTATTCCAGAAGTTACTGCGAGATTTGATGAAGATATGGTGGTCTTAGAAAAATGGATTCCCAAAAAACCGATTACAGTCATTTATTTTAACGGTGAACGTGAGCTTTTTTACATCAAGAGGTTTTTAATAGAAAATGAAGAACGTGAAGAGTCTATTATTTCCGATCATGAAAGTTCTTATCTAGAGGTGATCTCTACAGACTATAGACCTATGGCAGAATTGATTCATGTAAAACCTAGAGGTAAGGAACAACCAGAGAATGAGGAGGTCAATTTAGAAGAGTTTATTTCTATCAAAGGAATCGCTGCTCAAGGCAATATGCTTACTAAAAGTAAGATCAAACAAATTAATTTGTTAGATCCTTTGCCTTATGAGCCAGAAGAAACTATTCCAGCCCAAGAGGTAGAAGTGAATCAAGAAGAGGTGGTCAACCCTAAGAGTAACACAAACGAAGACGAAAGTATATCCACTTCTAAAGTGGGTCCTAATGAACCCGACCCAGGGATAGACGATACAGGACAGTCCAGTTTGTTTTAA